CCCACATAGTTGAATGGATAGCATGTGGTCAGGGTCAGGATCGGCTTGGGGTGGGGGACGATCACTGTACGGTCGTCGGCGTCAGTCACCCACATGGTACGTACCTGATAAACGAACATCCCGTCGGCAGTTTGGACGTACAGTTTATCCCCTTTTCGCACCTCTCCCATCCGGCGGAACACCGTATCCCTGTGCCCGGACAGAACCACGTGCCCCGTTTCCCCCGGCATCACGGTACCATAACCAACGTAATGGCCCACCCCTTTGGCCAAATCATCGGGACTTGTACCTTCCACGATCGGCAAAATGGCCCCGATCCGGGGGATGATCAGTTTTCCGATCCTCTCTCCCGAACGGGGCTGTTGGTGCGAAGTGATTCCTAGCGACAATGCAGGCCGTGGTGAGGTATCCAGGCCGTCCTTCGCGATCGACATTGCCAGCTCCGGATCATACACCGCGATATGAAGTTGATCCCACCAACGAAAGCCGTTGTACAACAGGGTCATGCTTCCGATGATGATGAGCAGAATGGCGATCGCGCGCGTCATGTTATCCCCTCACCGTGCGGAATTTGAGCAGGGTCAGACCGATCAGGAGCATCAGCCCGCCAAACAGCGTACCCATCGGGTAATTGGTGGCCGTCACCGGCAATTTGCCGCCTTTTTTGGCTTCGTTCATCATTTCTTTGCTTTTTTTCACGGGCATGATCGGTGGTTTTTTCGCATCTTTTCCATCCCCGTCTTTTGGCGGAAGCACCACTGTTTTGCCGCCGTCCTTCACCTCGATGCTAATCGTGTTGCCCGCTCCCATCGGCACGCCATCCACATCGCCGGCGAACAACGCAACGACATCATAGGTGCCCGGCTCCAGTTTGTCGATGGTATAGGTGAACGACGTTCCTTTGTAATCCGGTTCGGACATGGTTTCCGTAATGGCTTCTTCGTCTTCCAGATGACCCACACCGATGTACCAGATACCTTGGGCTTCTTTGGCATAAGTCAATTCGGCCTTGATCACGTGTTTGCCGTTTTCCGTCGTATAAGTGATTTTCATCCCCGGAATGGCGAAGTCATGGTCTTTTTCCAGCGTGACCTCTTTCCCATCCACCGTTCCGGTGAACTTCACGTGCAGGGTGTATTCACCCTCTTCATACAATTCTTCGAACACGGCCGTGCCGTTTTCGGAAGTTACGGGATTCAATCCGTCAATGGTGAATTCCCATTTCCCTTTGATGTCTTTGGCATTTTCAATCTCGGCTTTGAACAGGATGAACCCTTCGTCATTCAAGTCTTGATAGACCTTGATGTCGTAGTTGCCGGGATCGTCCCCGGTTTGTTCATCTCCGTTTCCTTTTTTATCTTCATTTGTTCCTTTTTGCTCGTCTTTTCCCTTGTCATTGCCCGGTTTGGACTCATCCAGGGTCACCGATACATTGCCGGACAACTCCTGGTCTTCCGTTCCATTGTTCACTTTTCCTTTAAAAGTGACCGTCAGTTCCAACACGCCATCTTGTTCTGTCAAGGAAGCCGGAAGCTCAAACGTGACGGACGGGCTTTTGGATTCTTTTTTGGTTTCGATATCCGTTTGTCCTTTCAGCGTCCATTCACCGTCCGCTTGGGTCGCGCCCGGGATGGTCGCCGTAACCAGGTGTTTGCCGTCCTTCACTTCATGGTTGACATCCAGCGCAGCAGAACCGGAGTTGGCCCAGGCGGTAGGGATCACCGCAAACACCAACAGTAGGGCCATAAGGGCGGATACAAGTCTCAAAATTCCCAATCCTCCCAAAAGAAAAATATGAATCACGAAAAAATGATAGCATAAGGGATTTCATTAAGTCAATATTTGTTTTTATTTGAAAAACCTATGTTTGTATACAAAATCGATAAATACAATCAAACCGTCATCAATAAATTTTTGTAAATATTCCCCTCATATTCCATAAACAAACTCCCTGCCGCGGCAGGGAGTGAGACGCTGACAAAGTGGTCTAAGGCGTTTTTGGGAATTCCATAAGACAGGAAATTCGAGATGCGCATGATCGATAATCGATACGGTTTAATACATCACACCGGTTCGCCGATGTGTTCGGGCAAAGAAAGACGGTTCCGGATCAAAGTAACGGGAATCGTATTTGGCCACGAAACGACCGTCCGGTGTCAGATACCCCGATCCCCAAGTGGGGTCCATCGTCAACCACCGACCGTCGATGCGCGCTTCCACCCACGCATGCCGGTTGCCTTGGGACATGCCTTCTACGAACCGCGCCTCGATCCCGATCGACCGCAACAAGGCGATGGTGAGAAAAGTATAGTCTTGGCAGACCCCTTTTTTCTCACGCAATGTCTTCAACGCACTGTCGTCCAGTTCAAACGCGTCTGTCCGAAATTTGTTCACATCATAACGCACATGGGTGGCAACGTATCGGTATATGGCTTTGGCCTTGGCTCGATCATCAGATTGGCCGGCAACAATCTGACGGGCCAATGTTTCGATTTGCGGCGAATCAGACTGAATGCCCCTTGACGGCAAAAGATAGCGTTGATCTTTCGGCCCCGTGGCGTTCACTTCAAACTGGGCAACACGGAAAAAACGGAAATAGTCGCGATTTTCGCGGGTGATTTCCGGAACATTAACCGAGACTTCATACCGTCCCGGACCAAACCGGAGCCAAAAAACGCCGTCAAACCGATAATTTTTGACCGGGATCAAATAAGTGGCTTCCTCGCCGTCTTTCATCGTTTGAATGATCAATTCCTTCGTCTCACTGGCATAAGGTGCGTCCGGATCTATCCGACCGGCGATCCGATACGTGTATTTTCCGGTCCCCCCGCTGGTTTGCGGGACCGTGATCTGTATTCCCCGTTTTTCGTAATCGGCAAAATACCGGATCGGCGCTTTTTTCGACTGATCGACATTGTCCACCAGAATCTCCGCGCCTTCCTGATAGTATCGCTGGCGCTTGGCGTCCGGTACCAGCACCCGTAAGTGATGAATCCCTTTCCCGTAATAGAGGGGAATGTCGACGTCAAATGCTCCGTTTTTCACCGAAACCAACCGATCCCAGGATTGTGATCCTTTCACCAGCTGAATCATCACATTGTTGCGCCCATGAGTTTGGCGGATGATGCCTGTCACATGAATCCGGCCGTTCGCCCGCACCAATCCCTGTGACGGTTGTGTGAGGGAAAGCCCCGTCTTCCACGCGTATGGCGAATAGGCAACATCCCGTTTCACCCGGGGATTGACGTTGACAACGGTAAATTGCGTCAGCTCGTAAAAAGTATCAGCTTTCTCCCGACTCGGCAATCGAACCGTCACCTGGTACTCGCCTTTACCGGCAAATAATCGGATGCTTTGCGCGAAAGACCCTTTTTTAATGGGAATGTAGACATCAAATTCGTTCTCCGGACCCGCCGACTGATTCCTCATTTTCCGGAGACTCACCCATACGAATGGTGATCGCAATCCGTGATGATTCTTCACCGTGCCGGACAGGGAAAACGTTTCGTTTACCGCAAACCTCTGATAGCGTGGGGAAGAAAGCGACGCCCCCACTTCCCGTGCGTAGGTGGAGTACTGGAGCGGCTCTTTGATCCATTGCGTGTTGAACCGCCGCACCATCTCCGCCAACGGATCG
Above is a genomic segment from Polycladomyces zharkentensis containing:
- a CDS encoding class D sortase — translated: MTRAIAILLIIIGSMTLLYNGFRWWDQLHIAVYDPELAMSIAKDGLDTSPRPALSLGITSHQQPRSGERIGKLIIPRIGAILPIVEGTSPDDLAKGVGHYVGYGTVMPGETGHVVLSGHRDTVFRRMGEVRKGDKLYVQTADGMFVYQVRTMWVTDADDRTVIVPHPKPILTLTTCYPFNYVGSAPDRYIVRAELIGID
- a CDS encoding transglutaminase domain-containing protein, whose amino-acid sequence is MARKRGDCVQRVRQTGIAVLLLLSAMVSACDLPFLKQDGSTDPLAEMVRRFNTQWIKEPLQYSTYAREVGASLSSPRYQRFAVNETFSLSGTVKNHHGLRSPFVWVSLRKMRNQSAGPENEFDVYIPIKKGSFAQSIRLFAGKGEYQVTVRLPSREKADTFYELTQFTVVNVNPRVKRDVAYSPYAWKTGLSLTQPSQGLVRANGRIHVTGIIRQTHGRNNVMIQLVKGSQSWDRLVSVKNGAFDVDIPLYYGKGIHHLRVLVPDAKRQRYYQEGAEILVDNVDQSKKAPIRYFADYEKRGIQITVPQTSGGTGKYTYRIAGRIDPDAPYASETKELIIQTMKDGEEATYLIPVKNYRFDGVFWLRFGPGRYEVSVNVPEITRENRDYFRFFRVAQFEVNATGPKDQRYLLPSRGIQSDSPQIETLARQIVAGQSDDRAKAKAIYRYVATHVRYDVNKFRTDAFELDDSALKTLREKKGVCQDYTFLTIALLRSIGIEARFVEGMSQGNRHAWVEARIDGRWLTMDPTWGSGYLTPDGRFVAKYDSRYFDPEPSFFARTHRRTGVMY